From one Triticum urartu cultivar G1812 chromosome 3, Tu2.1, whole genome shotgun sequence genomic stretch:
- the LOC125544036 gene encoding uncharacterized protein LOC125544036 has product MGYLWRVRLSSFAAGAATASAVGFLLLYKDHLLARAAIARQVEDVKRISEKHYEALNHQISALENRKESGTNKEASD; this is encoded by the exons ATGGGCTACCTATGGAGGGTGCGGCTCTCGTCGTTCGCAGCCGGTGCGGCGACGGCGTCAGCGGTGGGGTTCTTGCTCCTTTACAAAGACCACCTCCTGGCCCGCGCCGCAATCGCCCGACAG GTGGAGGATGTCAAGAGAATTTCTGAAAAGCACTATGAAGCACTGAATCATCAGATCTCAGCACTGGAAAACAGAAAAGAATCAGGAACTAATAAAGAGGCATCAGATTAA